The sequence TGGGCCACGGCCTCGCGGTTCATGTTCTGGTAGCGCTTGAAGTCCACCAGCTCACCCGGGAGCAGCGTCGTCTCACCGTGGTCGACCACGGTGACCTTGCGCAGCATCTGACGGACGATGACCTCGATGTGCTTGTCGTGGATCGGCACACCCTGCGAGCGGTACACGCCCTGGACGCCGTTCACGAGGTACTTCTGCACCTCGCGAGCACCCATGACGCGCATGACCTCCTTGGGGTCCAGCGTGCCGACCTGAAGCGCCTGCCCCACGGTGACGTGCTGACCGTCCTCGACCAGAAGCGTCGCGCGCTTCAGGACCGGGTAGACGTGCGGCTCGTCGCCGTTGTCGGGCGTCAGGATGACCTTCTTGCTCTTCTCGGTCTCGTCGATCGTGATGCGGCCATCGGCCTCGGCGATCGGCGACGCACCCTTGGGGGTGCGGGCCTCGAACAGCTCCTGCACGCGGGGCAGGCCCTGCGTGATGTCATCGGCCGACGCCGAACCACCGGTGTGGAAGGTACGCATCGTCAGCTGCGTGCCGGGCTCACCGATCGACTGGGCCGCGATGATGCCAACGGCCTCGCCGATGTCGACGATCTTGCCGGTCGCGAGCGAACGGCCGTAGCACTTCGCGCAGACACCGACAGCCGAGTCGCACGTGAGCACCGAGCGGACCTTGATCGACTCGACGCCCGCCTCGACGAGGCGGTCGATGAGGACGTCGCCGACGTCGTCACCGGCTGCCGCGACGACCTCGCCGTTCGCACCGGTCACCTCGGCCGCGAGCGTGCGGGCGAAGACCGAGTTCTCGACGTTCGCGTCGCGCACCAGCGTGCCGTCGGCACCGGGAGCGGCGATCGTGAACTCGAGGCCCTTGGTCGTGCCGCAGTCCTCCTCGCGGATGATGACGTCCTGCGAGACGTCCACGAGACGACGCGTCAGGTAGCCCGAGTCGGCCGTACGGAGGGCCGTGTCGGCCAGACCCTTGCGGGCACCGTGCGTCGCGATGAAGTACTCCGCCACCGACAGACCCTCGCGGTAGGAGGAGATGATCGGACGCGGGATGATCTCACCCTTCGGGTTGTTCACCAGGCCTCGCATACCCGCGATGTTGCGGATCTGCAGCCAGTTGCCACGCGCACCCGACGACACCATGCGGTTGATGGTGTTGTCGGCCGGGAAGTTGTCGCGCATCGCCTTCTGGACCTCGTCGGTCGCCTCGGTCCAGATCTTGATGAGCTCCTGACGACGCTCCGCGTCGGTGGTGAGACCCTTCTCGAACTGCGCCTGGACCTTGGCGGCCTGCTTCTCGTAGCCTCCGACGATCTCGGCCTTGTTCGGCGGCGTGAGGATGTCGCTGAGCGCCACCGTGACACCCGAACGGGTGGCCCAGTAGAAGCCGGCGTCCTTGATGCGGTCGAGGGATGCCGCGACCTCCACCTTCGGGTACTCCTCGGCGAGCTTGTTCACGATCTGCGACAGCTTGCCCTTGTCGGCCTGCTCGCGAACGAACGGGTAGCCCTTGGGGAGCGTGTCGTTGAAGATCGCCTGGCCGAGCGACGCGTCCACGAGGCCGTGGCGCTCGTAGCCCTCGGGGGCCTCGCCCTCGAGGAACGTCAGACCCGGGATGCGGATGCGCACCTTCGCCTGCAGATCGAGGGTTCCCTCGTCCTTCGCGAGGATCGCCTCGCCGACCGAGCCGAACACACGACCCTCACCGGCGGCGCCCTCCTTGACCGTGGTCAGGTGGTGCAGACCGATGATCATGTCCTGCGAGGGCAGGGTCACGGGGCGGCCGTCCGACGGCTTCAGGATGTTGTTCGAGGCGAGCATCAGGATGCGGGCCTCGGCCTGGGCCTCGACCGACAGCGGCAGGTGCACAGCCATCTGGTCGCCGTCGAAGTCCGCGTTGAAGGCGGCGCAGACGAGCGGGTGGAGCTGGATGGCCTTGCCCTCGACGAGCTGCGGCTCGAACGCCTGGATGCCCAGACGGTGAAGCGTGGGCGCGCGGTTGAGCAGCACCGGACGCTCGCGGATGATCTCTTCGAGCACGTCCCACACCTCGGGGCGGGTGCGCTCGACGGCGCGCTTGGCGGCCTTGATGTTCTGCGAGTGGCCGAGGTCGATCAGGCGCTTGATCACGAACGGCTTGAACAGCTCGAGCGCCATCTGCTTGGGCAGACCGCACTGGTGGAGCTTGAGCTGCGGGCCGACGATGATGACCGAACGGCCCGAGTAGTCCACGCGCTTGCCGAGCAGGTTCTGGCGGAACCGGCCCTGCTTGCCCTTGAGCATGTCGGACAGCGACTTCAGCGCACGGTTGCCGGTGCCCGTGACGGGGCGGCCGCGGCGGCCGTTGTCGAACAGCGCGTCGACGGCCTCCTGCAGCATCCGCTTCTCGTTGTTGACGATGATCTCGGGCGCGCCGAGGTCGATCAGGCGACGGAGGCGGTTGTTGCGGTTGATCACGCGACGGTACAGGTCGTTCAGGTCGGAGGTCGCGAAGCGGCCACCGTCCAGCTGCACCATCGGGCGCAGCTCCGGCGGGATCACCGGAACGACGTCGAGCACCATCGAGGCCGGGCTCATGCCGGTCTGCAGGAACGAGTTGACGACCTTGAGGCGCTTGATCGCACGGATCTTGCGCTGGCCCTTGCCCTCCGAGATCTGCAGGTGGAGGCTGTCGGCCTCGGCCTGCAGGTCGAAAGCCTCGAGGCGGCGCTTGATCGACTCCGCGCCCATGTGGGCCTCGAAGTACTGGCCGAAGCGGTCCTGCAGCTCGTGGAAGATCTCGTCCTCGCCCTTGAGCTGGCCGACCTCGAGCGTGCGGAAGTCCTCCCACACGCGCTCGAGGCGAGCGATCTGGTCGTCCGCGTTCTTGCGGATCGAGGCCATCTCCTTCTCGGCGGCGTCCTTGACCTTCTTCTTCTGGTCGGCCTTGGCGCCCTCCTCCTCGAGTGCGGCGAGCTCCTCCTCCAGCTTCTGCAGGCGAGCCGCCACGCGCGAGTCGCGGCGGTCGGCGAGCGTCTTCAGCTCGAGGCGGATGTTGTTCTCCTGCGTGGCGAGGTCGCGGTGGCGCGCGTCCTCGTCGACCGAGATCACCATGTAGGCGGCGAAGTAGATGACCTTCTCGAGGTCCTTCGGCGCCATGTCGAGCAGGTACCCGAGGCGCGAGGGCACGCCCTTGAAGTACCAGATGTGGGTCACGGGCGCGGCGAGCTCGATGTGGCCCATGCGCTCACGGCGGACGGAGGACTTGGTGACCTCCACGCCGCAGCGCTCGCACACGATGCCCTTGAAGCGGACTCGCTTGTACTTGCCGCAGGCGCACTCCCAGTCGCGGGAGGGCCCGAAGATCTGCTCGCCGAACAGGCCGTCCTTCTCGGGCTTCAGCGTGCGGTAGTTGATCGTCTCGGGCTTCTTGACCTCGCCGTAGGACCAGCGACGGATGTCGTCGGCGGTGGCCAGGCCGATGCGAAGCTCATCGAAAGTTGTTGCGTCGAGCACTAGTTCTCCTGTGTCGGAATTCTTTATCGGACCGGCCGGGCTTAGATCTCGTCGATGGACGAGGACTCGAAGCGGCTGGAGATGTTGATGCCGAGCTCCTCGGCGGCGCGGAAGGCCTCGTCGTCGGTGTCACGGAGGTTGACAGCCGTGCCGTCGGCCGAGAGCACCTCGACGTTCAGGCAGAGCGACTGCATCTCCTTCATGAGCACCTTGAACGACTCGGGGATGCCGGGCTCCTGGATGTTCTCGCCCTTGACGATCGCCTCGTAGACCTTGACGCGGCCGAGGATGTCGTCGGACTTGATCGTGAGGAGCTCCTGGAGGGCGTACGCGGCGCCGTAGGCCTCGAGGGCCCACACCTCCATCTCACCGAAGCGCTGACCGCCGAACTGCGCCTTACCACCGAGCGGCTGCTGGGTGATCATCGAGTACGGACCCGTCGAGCGCGCGTGGATCTTGTCGTCGACCAGGTGGTGCAGCTTCAGGATGTACATGTAGCCGACCGAGATCGGAGCCGGGAACGGCTCGCCGGAGCGGCCGTCGAACAGCTGCGTCTTGCCCGACGAGTCGATCAGGCGGTCGCCGTCGCGCGTGGGGAGCGTCGAGTCGAGCAGACCCGCGATCTCCTCCTCGAACGCGCCGTCGAACACGGGCGTGGCGACCTTCGTGCCGGGGGCGGCCTCGCGGGCCTCCTCGGGCAGGCGCGCGGCCCACTCGGGGGTGCCGTCGACCTTCCAGCCCTGCTTCGCGACCCATCCGAGGTGGGTCTCGAGCACCTGGCCGAAGTTCATGCGGCCGGGGATGCC comes from Microbacterium cremeum and encodes:
- the rpoC gene encoding DNA-directed RNA polymerase subunit beta', giving the protein MLDATTFDELRIGLATADDIRRWSYGEVKKPETINYRTLKPEKDGLFGEQIFGPSRDWECACGKYKRVRFKGIVCERCGVEVTKSSVRRERMGHIELAAPVTHIWYFKGVPSRLGYLLDMAPKDLEKVIYFAAYMVISVDEDARHRDLATQENNIRLELKTLADRRDSRVAARLQKLEEELAALEEEGAKADQKKKVKDAAEKEMASIRKNADDQIARLERVWEDFRTLEVGQLKGEDEIFHELQDRFGQYFEAHMGAESIKRRLEAFDLQAEADSLHLQISEGKGQRKIRAIKRLKVVNSFLQTGMSPASMVLDVVPVIPPELRPMVQLDGGRFATSDLNDLYRRVINRNNRLRRLIDLGAPEIIVNNEKRMLQEAVDALFDNGRRGRPVTGTGNRALKSLSDMLKGKQGRFRQNLLGKRVDYSGRSVIIVGPQLKLHQCGLPKQMALELFKPFVIKRLIDLGHSQNIKAAKRAVERTRPEVWDVLEEIIRERPVLLNRAPTLHRLGIQAFEPQLVEGKAIQLHPLVCAAFNADFDGDQMAVHLPLSVEAQAEARILMLASNNILKPSDGRPVTLPSQDMIIGLHHLTTVKEGAAGEGRVFGSVGEAILAKDEGTLDLQAKVRIRIPGLTFLEGEAPEGYERHGLVDASLGQAIFNDTLPKGYPFVREQADKGKLSQIVNKLAEEYPKVEVAASLDRIKDAGFYWATRSGVTVALSDILTPPNKAEIVGGYEKQAAKVQAQFEKGLTTDAERRQELIKIWTEATDEVQKAMRDNFPADNTINRMVSSGARGNWLQIRNIAGMRGLVNNPKGEIIPRPIISSYREGLSVAEYFIATHGARKGLADTALRTADSGYLTRRLVDVSQDVIIREEDCGTTKGLEFTIAAPGADGTLVRDANVENSVFARTLAAEVTGANGEVVAAAGDDVGDVLIDRLVEAGVESIKVRSVLTCDSAVGVCAKCYGRSLATGKIVDIGEAVGIIAAQSIGEPGTQLTMRTFHTGGSASADDITQGLPRVQELFEARTPKGASPIAEADGRITIDETEKSKKVILTPDNGDEPHVYPVLKRATLLVEDGQHVTVGQALQVGTLDPKEVMRVMGAREVQKYLVNGVQGVYRSQGVPIHDKHIEVIVRQMLRKVTVVDHGETTLLPGELVDFKRYQNMNREAVAQGKRPASGRPELMGITKASLATESWLSAASFQETTRVLTQAAMEGKSDPLVGLKENVIIGKLIPAGTGLAKYRNVTVEATEEAKSERYPNRIFASDGAYTDADLSYVDFDSFSTDGFTTDYN